In Brassica napus cultivar Da-Ae chromosome A3, Da-Ae, whole genome shotgun sequence, the sequence AGTGTATGTTATGTACATTTCTATCACTTAATCATTTAAATTCGATCCGAACTACAATTCAACCTTATATAAGCCATGTTAATCATATAGTAACTGTATAGTatatcatatatacatatatctaaATAATATAATGGAGATGAGAGACTTGTATTTACATTCCTAATGAGCTAGATTATATACAAAGGTAAAGGAGATTTGCATTCACCTTCACTCTACGACAAAGGAAACATGATGTCTTCAATTAAAAACTAGTCGATATTATAGGAACTACAAAGAAGTTCCGACCAAGACATGTCGTAAGCACTACAATAATATCGCTTAAACATTACAATAAGATCATTACATCTTAAGAAAGCGGTTAATTATGTCTTCTTCTATCTCTTCTTTCTTGACCAAATCACTACTAAACTCAGCAATTGTCTTCTTCAATTGtgcaataattttgtttttctcccAAATTTCGTTTCTATCTTCAATCAAAGCTTTCTTCTGCCATCCAAAATagttatatagttttatattcaTTACATTCCACATACAGTATACTATGTGAGGTGGAAACAAGTTTAATGAAAGCTTGTTAAAACTAGGCTTGAGagtaatcactaaacccaagttaGGGGAATATAAACCCCAAGACATAGTAAACGGAACCTAAACATTTTTCTAATTAAACCCACATGACATAATAGGGGACAAagtaatcactaaacccaagttaTGGGAAATATAAACCCCAAATCCTATTCTGATagttatatagttttatattcaTTCCATTCCATTTACAGTATACTATGTTAGGTGGAAACAAATTTAATGAGGGCCTGTTAAAACTACGCTTGAGagtaatcactaaacccaagttGGGGGAATATAAACCCCAAGACATAGTAAACGGAACCAAAACCTTTTTGTAATTAAACCCACATGGTATAATAGGGGACATATGTATTTAGATGATTCATTACGAGGGAGTGTTAAAACTATACTTGAGAGTAAACACTAAAGCCAAGTTAGGGGAATGTAAACCCCAAAACCTAGTTAATGGAACCCAAACCTTTTTGAATAAAACTCACCTGGCATAATAGGGGACATATGTATGTAGACGCTTTATGAGCAAAATCAAATAGAAAGATATGGGGTATGATAATAGAATACTTGACATCAAATACTAAACCCAAGATAGGAAAATATAAATCCAGCACAGGGAAGCGAAATCTATGGTAAACTTATATACAAAGCTTGTAGTGACATGTATATTCTGGTGGACATTTTCCATTCCATATACTGTATACGTCACTTGGATACAAATCTAATGTGAGAGTGGTAAACCTACACATGACGTTaaacacttaacaaaaattaatgaaaacaaGTACATATGAAAGACTAGGAGGATGGTGAACCGATAGAAGAATGGAAAATAGTATTAGGGGCTTTACTATTAGAGATGAAATGGAATAGTTTGACATGTATACTATTTGTCTTGTTAGTGTAGCTTAATTCTATTCCACTTGTTAATTAAATGAACAACAAAACGGACATGACGAACTTACTAATCAAACCACACCAAAACTACACATAATGGTTGAGGCCAGTTCTTTTGAACATGCGCATACTACTCAAACAACACAGAATCACCGGTAGCAAATCAAGCAATTGCAAACTTATAGTTTACTAAATATCCTGGGTGAGTGATTCCTGATTACTATGTCATTCGAAGTGGaaacctaaaataaaaatacataccATGATATGACAAGATATAGTATACTACAAAAAATGGTTGAGTGATTCCCGAATACTATGTCATTTGAAATGGATAATTCCAAGCAATAGTAGTATAAACAGTTTCATACGATATGTTATTGGTTCCTTCACGATGATACAGAGAACTtgtaaaaaccctaattttgacgAGATAGAATaatcaaaacagagaaacagagaagaagcaTAAGGAGGCAAGAACTTACGGTCGTGGCAGAGAATTGAGAACCCCGCGGCGATATGAAGTTGAAGACACCGGCGGTTTTACTTGGCTCTGCCGACACCGTAACGCGTTAGCGAAGATGGAGAGAACCGAGAAGCAAAATAGAAGACGGAGACGATCTGAAGCGAGAACGACGGAGACGGAGGCGAGCGGGTGAAGGAGATTTGCGAGAGAAGCGTATGGAGGGGGAAGAACCATAGATGAAGAAAGTGGGAATGGAGGTTGTGTGCAAAGGAAAGAGACACGATTTACTTAGGAGTTAATTGAAaatgatttttcattttttttcatagCAGGTGAGCCGGTAAATTAAATAGGGTCTTACagtaatattatgtatatatcaCGGCGTGTATCGATCCGTTAGGGTAAAGTGCTAGTCCtctaattaatgtttttttcatgGCTATAGGCCCCAATTCCCCAAAAATGTACATCTCTCTATTCATTAAACCATCTgtggtaaaaaaaaacttatttaccccttagtaaaaaaaataatgaaaagggGAAATTGAGTAAAAAAAAGTAATCGGAAACCTAAAGACTAAACTACCAACACTGATCCGTCTCCCATCTCCGGGTCGTCGGGTAAACCCGACTCGTCCTCCCCATCGCTCCAGCGTGCACTCGTCTCCCTCTTGCTCCCAGCGTCGAATCGTAGATCGCTCTCGTCGTCGGATCCGCCAGCGTCGCGTAAGCTTTGTGAATCTCCATGAAATCTCGTCCGTCCGATTCCGACGACGCGTCCGGATGGTGAACCTTAGCTAAGCTCCGGTACGCCGTCTTAATCTCCGTCAACGACGCCGTTTCGTCCACTCTCAGCAGTTCGTAGAGGTTCGACGCTCGCCGGCGAACGGATTCCGTTACGGCTGGTTCGGCGTTGAGAGTCTGCGCTGCCGAAGCTCTAAACGACGTAGCTCCGGTGGAGAGCCGCGCGTTTCCGTTGTGGAGTCTGGTTGGCTTCGGTTGACGAAGGCTATTTCCCGGCGAGGATCGAAGGGAGTTAACGCCTAAGTAGATTAGAGTTCCGGACATTTacgtaattaaattaaaattggaGGGGCAAATTCGAAAGAACGCGTTAAAATTTGGATTAAGCAGAGAGAGTTCGTCTGAGAAGCAGATATGAATCACACAAGAGGAGAGGGATTGTGAAATGACCATTATTTATAGAGTCCAAAAGTTTTGGTAATTTAGAATATTCATTATTTTCCTAATACTttaagggcaattgtcaataatagcatctttgaagtttatgtctcaaaaatagcagtagaaaaaaaaagtcacaaaaatgacattcattaaaaggtaaaatatcCTTAACAccattggtttaaaattaaataaacaaacaaaaataaataaaaattaaaaaaatgaaaaaagaatttttttttatagtttcagattatatgttttcagattcgaaatttttataattctttttttcgaatttttttttttaattttttttttcaaattttctttttataatttaaaaatactttttgaaactgtttttaaattttttattttttattttagtatttttttttttataaaattttaaactctaattCCAAAatcccaccccttaactctaaatcctaaggtttggattaattaacccaagaggtataaatgtatatttacctctttaatgaaacctatttttgtgactttgagccttaaGTGCTACTTTGGAAACATAAACTTGTTTTAGTGCtattctagtctttttctcatACTTTAATtgctaaataataatattatacgaGTATTTGCTTTTATTCGACTTCGATGGTACGATGACGTGTCTTCCAGTTCAAAAGATTGGCCTTCTAGAATCTCTTTATCGTCTCGGCTCAGCTTCAGTAAGATTGAAATGATGATACTCAGATAGAGCTGTATACTTATTATTCGTTTTATCATAATTAGAGAATAATTAttctgtgtttcaaaaaaaagtgtttaaaaaaaaagagaataattatTCTTGTTTATACAtgttttgtgaaattttaatttgattttaaaattaaaggaAGTAGTTTTTGAACAGTCAACCTAAGTCTCTAACCATTAATTTAAATGTGACATTAGTGTTTATAAAgtactataatatatttaaaaaatgttatctCCAGTACTGATTATAAAAGTACTTGCAGAATATATTCGTttccaaaacaaacaaaaacgaaaaaacaTAATGTGCTTCTAGAAGAAGAAATCATGCACAGCAAATCAACGGTTGTGCGAGCACAGATTAAAATATCCTTACAACTAAGGAAAATAAACGCACCGTCAAATAAATATCAGTGCCTTTCTAGAAgcttttttatgtttatatgcagaagcatttttacgtttatacatttatttatgGTCGCAATAGTTTTAGAGATAAAAGAGACAAAAGTGTCTGTCAAGGACGTGTCGGTTAGGCCAGGGAGATGGATATGGACTTCTAGAAAACAATACGAATATGTGCGTAACACACTCCTTAATATGTGATGGGTTGTTAGTTAATTGTGGGATGAGTGACTAGCAACAGTTAACGTGTATATTCTTTTACAAATATAGTAAAATGATTTAACCTACAAGGTTGATTATATTGGTGCTTTGTTTGATTATATAGTTAAGGTAGGGACTACTACTACTTTGTTTCAAGGACTTGAGGAGTCATTTTTTGTGTGTACTCCAAGTTCCACAGACGCTGGCTCTATATACGTTActtgattccttttttttttcatatgccAATTAATCAATTATACTTCTTACTACCATCAACTAATATTCAACTCTTTTTTCACTCGTCGTAAAACTTGTCACTGAAAATGATCACCACAAAAATAAACCACAGGTCCACAACCACAAGTAACTGCAGTTAGTCCCTTATGCAAGAGGAAGGTTATTTGTAAGTTATTGATTCAAGTAACTGCCCTTCTTAGTCCACAACTAATTATACCCTTTAGTCCCTTATGCAAGAGTTGATTAGTTGTAAACTGTAAGACAATTGTTGTCCTTGTCCAGATAATAATAGATTACTGTGTATTAGTATGTGGATGTTTTGCTGTCTGTATAGCAACAACTATCTTTGTGAATGTTGCACAAGTTTCATACTATATTCGCCCGAAGTCGTTGATTCGCAGCTTAACTTAGATATATTTAGTGTTTGGCTTGTTTTAAATAAGATGTTTGTGGATAATTAATTGAACAACAACGTAGCTGAACAACTCG encodes:
- the LOC106390997 gene encoding chaperone protein dnaJ 11, chloroplastic-like, translating into MSGTLIYLGVNSLRSSPGNSLRQPKPTRLHNGNARLSTGATSFRASAAQTLNAEPAVTESVRRRASNLYELLRVDETASLTEIKTAYRSLAKVHHPDASSESDGRDFMEIHKAYATLADPTTRAIYDSTLGARGRRVHAGAMGRTSRVYPTTRRWETDQCW